The Hypnocyclicus thermotrophus nucleotide sequence AGGAGCATTTAAACCTAGAACATCACCATATAGTTTTCAAGGATTAGAAGCACAAGGATTAGATTTACTTAATATTGCGAAAAAAGAAACAGGACTTCCAATAGTATCAGAACTTATGGCGATAGATCAAATACCTCTATTTTTAGATAAAGTAGATATAATTCAAGTTGGAGCAAGAAATATGCAAAACTTTGCCTTATTAAAAGAGCTTGGGAAAATAGACAAACCTATCTTACTTAAAAGAGGAATGTCAGCGACAATAGAAGAATTTATTATGTCAGCAGAATATATAATGGCTGGTGGAAATAACAAAGTGATTTTATGTGAAAGAGGGATAAGAACATTTGAAACATATACTAGAAATACTCTTGATTTAAGTGTAGTACCTGCAATAAAAGAATTAACACATTTACCTATAATTATTGATCCGAGTCATGCTACTGGTAAATGGTGGATGGTAGAATCACTTTCAAAAGCAGCAGTAGCAGTAGGTGCAGATGGACTTATGGTCGAAGTTCATAATTGTCCAGAAAAAGCTTTATCAGATGGCCCACAATCGTTAAAACCAGAAAAATTTGATAAATTAGTAAAAGAACTTCGAAAATTTACTAATATAGTTGGTAAAAAATTATAAGAGCAGGTGAAAATCAATGATAGAAAATGGATTTAATATTACTATTGTAGGCTTTGGACTTATGGGTGCTTCATATGCTATGGCATTAAAAAAATTTCATAAAGGTAAAATTTATGCAGTAGATATAGATAAAGAGAGTTTATTAAAAGCAAAAGACAGAGGCTTAATTGATGAAGGATTTGTTGAACCAAAAGAACCATTAGAAGATTCTAAATTAGTTATAATATGTTTGTACCCAAAGCTTTTGGTAAAATTTATAGAAGAAAATAAAGAAAATTTTCAAAACAATGCTATAATTACAGATATATCAGGAGTAAAATGCGATTATATAGAAAAAATAGATAACATTTTACAAAAAAAAGCTGATTTTGTTTCAACACATCCTATGGCAGGAAGAGAAAAACAAGGAATGGATTATGCAGATGCTAATATTTTTCAAAATGCTAATTTTATTATAATAAAAAAAGAAAATAATAAAAAAGAAAATGTAAAACTTATTGAAAATCTTGCTAAAAATATGGGATTTTTAAGAGTGACTAAAGTAACAGCTAAAGAACATGACAATATTATAGCATTTACAAGCCAACTAACTCATGCAATAGCTGTATCTCTTGTAAATAGTGACGATGAAAAATTTAACACAAAATTATTTATAGGAGATAGTTATAGAGATCTTACGAGAATAGCTAAAATAAATAGTGAATTGTGGAGTGAATTGTTTTTAGAAAATAAAGAAAACTTAATATATAGAATAGATAATTTTATAGATAAATTAGAAACTATAAAAAATGCTTTATTAAATGAAGATAAAGATAGATTAATAAAAGAGTTTAAAGAGTCATCAGATAGAAGAGATAGATTTTAGGAGGATATTAACTATGAAGAAAGTAATAATAAATCCAGAAAAAAATAATATAAAAGGAGAAATAGTAATTCCACCTTCAAAAAGTTATGCACATAGAGCTATTATATGTGCTTCGCTTGCAAAAGGAAGAAGTATAATTGAAAATATAGATTATTCTGTTGATATAAATTCTACAATAGAAATAATGACAAAAATGGGTGCGAAAATTGAAAAAAATGGAAGTGTTTTAACTATAGATGGAACAGATAATATAAAAATAACAGATATAGATTTAAATTGTAATGAATCAGGATCAACAATCAGATTTCTTATCCCTTTAGCATTAGCAAGATATAATAGGGCTAAATTTTTAGGGAAAGGTAAATTAATTACTAGACCACTTGATGTTTATTATAATATATTTGAAAAACAAGGAATTAAATATGAAACAGATAATGGGAAATTGCCACTTTTTGTAGAAGGAGAATTAAAACCAGATACTTTTATAATACCGGGGAATATTAGTTCACAATTTATAAGTGGGCTTATGTTTACATTACCTTTATTGAATGGCGATTCTATCATAAAAATAAAAGGAAATTTAGAGTCTAAAGCTTATGTGGATTTAACACTTGACATGTTAAATAGATTTGGAATAGAGATAGAAAATAGAGATTATCAAAATTTTTATATAAAAGGAAATCAAAAATATAAAGCACAAAATTATAGAGTAGAAGGAGATTTTTCTCAAGCAGCTTTTTGGATAGTAGCTGGATTAATTGGAGAAAATCCAATTACGTTAAAAGGAATGAACATTAATTCGCTTCAAGGAGACAAAGAGATATTAAATATAGCTAAAAGAATGGGCGGGCAACTAGATATAAAAGAAGAAGAAATTATAGTTTATCCTTCTAAAACAAAAGGAATAAAAATAGATGTATCTCAGTGTCCAGATATAGGGCCTATTTTATCAGTACTTGGAAGTGTATCAGAAGGAGAAACTAATATAGTCAATGCTGAAAGACTTAGAATAAAAGAATGCGATAGAATAACGGCATCAGTATCAGAACTTGCAAAGCTTGGGGCAAATATACAAGAAATAGAAGATTCTATAAAAATAATAGGAGTTGAAAGATTATCAGGAAATAAAACAGATAGTTGGAATGACCATAGAATAGCAATGTCTTTAGCGATAGCATCAATTAAAATAGATGGAGAAATAGAGATAAATAATAGCGAATGTGTAAAAAAATCATATCCTAGTTTTTGGAAGGAATTTACAAAAATAGGAGGTCATTTAAATGAGTGCAACGTGGGGTGAAAATATTAAATTGACAATATTTGGAGAATCACATGGACCGGGAGTGGGAATAGTTATAGATGGACTTCCACCAGGACTTCAGATAGATATGGAGTTT carries:
- a CDS encoding prephenate dehydrogenase, translated to MIENGFNITIVGFGLMGASYAMALKKFHKGKIYAVDIDKESLLKAKDRGLIDEGFVEPKEPLEDSKLVIICLYPKLLVKFIEENKENFQNNAIITDISGVKCDYIEKIDNILQKKADFVSTHPMAGREKQGMDYADANIFQNANFIIIKKENNKKENVKLIENLAKNMGFLRVTKVTAKEHDNIIAFTSQLTHAIAVSLVNSDDEKFNTKLFIGDSYRDLTRIAKINSELWSELFLENKENLIYRIDNFIDKLETIKNALLNEDKDRLIKEFKESSDRRDRF
- the aroF gene encoding 3-deoxy-7-phosphoheptulonate synthase — encoded protein: MIIQMGIEATERDVLNVIEKAESKGLKTSKIIGQNIIVIALIGDTSKVSDEDFAEMKYVDRVTRIQEPYKKANRKSHPENTIIDINGIKIGGEDFVIMAGPCSVETPEQITEVARAIKKSGAQILRGGAFKPRTSPYSFQGLEAQGLDLLNIAKKETGLPIVSELMAIDQIPLFLDKVDIIQVGARNMQNFALLKELGKIDKPILLKRGMSATIEEFIMSAEYIMAGGNNKVILCERGIRTFETYTRNTLDLSVVPAIKELTHLPIIIDPSHATGKWWMVESLSKAAVAVGADGLMVEVHNCPEKALSDGPQSLKPEKFDKLVKELRKFTNIVGKKL
- the aroA gene encoding 3-phosphoshikimate 1-carboxyvinyltransferase; amino-acid sequence: MKKVIINPEKNNIKGEIVIPPSKSYAHRAIICASLAKGRSIIENIDYSVDINSTIEIMTKMGAKIEKNGSVLTIDGTDNIKITDIDLNCNESGSTIRFLIPLALARYNRAKFLGKGKLITRPLDVYYNIFEKQGIKYETDNGKLPLFVEGELKPDTFIIPGNISSQFISGLMFTLPLLNGDSIIKIKGNLESKAYVDLTLDMLNRFGIEIENRDYQNFYIKGNQKYKAQNYRVEGDFSQAAFWIVAGLIGENPITLKGMNINSLQGDKEILNIAKRMGGQLDIKEEEIIVYPSKTKGIKIDVSQCPDIGPILSVLGSVSEGETNIVNAERLRIKECDRITASVSELAKLGANIQEIEDSIKIIGVERLSGNKTDSWNDHRIAMSLAIASIKIDGEIEINNSECVKKSYPSFWKEFTKIGGHLNECNVG